A DNA window from Cobetia marina contains the following coding sequences:
- a CDS encoding aminomethyltransferase family protein → MTTSMTDHLDGATALARCALPASLTGASTTDASSDMATAISHCALADMSALGRAGLRGREAADWLGALGFTVPDTPNTARLQTDGSWLVRLSVGEFLQLTPTITPDAGVAELPLIAQADDALAQGRRVHSLPRRDSHAWFSLSGTSVPTLMAKLCGVDLRSEAFPPGSVAQTSVARTNAIIVNVGSHQCPCFHLLFDIASSHYQWGVMLDAMREYSGQTVTAAALLAHHHG, encoded by the coding sequence ATGACGACATCAATGACGGACCACCTGGATGGCGCCACGGCGTTGGCGCGCTGTGCATTGCCGGCAAGCCTCACTGGCGCGTCGACAACCGACGCATCAAGTGACATGGCGACGGCCATCAGCCACTGCGCGCTCGCCGACATGAGCGCCTTGGGACGCGCAGGTCTTCGCGGCCGCGAGGCCGCCGACTGGCTGGGCGCGCTGGGCTTCACGGTGCCGGATACGCCCAATACGGCAAGGCTCCAGACGGATGGCAGCTGGCTGGTCAGGCTGTCAGTGGGTGAGTTTCTGCAACTGACGCCGACCATCACCCCCGATGCGGGCGTGGCCGAGCTGCCGCTCATCGCGCAGGCGGATGACGCACTGGCCCAGGGCAGGCGCGTGCATTCCCTGCCACGGCGGGATTCCCACGCCTGGTTCAGCCTGAGTGGCACCAGCGTACCGACGCTGATGGCCAAGCTGTGCGGGGTGGACCTGCGCAGTGAGGCCTTCCCGCCCGGGAGCGTCGCGCAGACGTCAGTGGCACGCACCAACGCGATCATCGTCAACGTGGGAAGCCATCAGTGCCCCTGCTTCCACCTGCTGTTCGACATCGCCTCCAGCCACTATCAGTGGGGCGTCATGCTCGATGCCATGCGCGAATACTCGGGGCAGACCGTGACAGCCGCTGCCCTACTGGCCCATCATCACGGCTAG
- a CDS encoding FAD-dependent oxidoreductase, with amino-acid sequence MPFSLLKYGLSSEYPAEVDLPPPTELKSRYDVVIIGGGGHGLATAYYLAKYHGITNIAVLEKAYLGSGNTARNTAVIRSNYLTPEGVRFYSESVRMFQGLSNEFDYNIMYSERGQLTLAHTDSTVRAFRQRAEVNTHFGGRTEMLDRQQIRELVPSLNLDPGHLPVMAGLWHIDGATARHDAVAWGYAKEAAKRGVEIHQLTEVQDLVVEGGKIRAVKTNRGTVQCGCVVQAVAGHSSVLASKAGFTMPIISYPLQAMVTQPFKPFLDPLVSSSALHCYVQQTSRGEVVFGGGSDPYPLYNTRSTLDLKESLIAAALEMFPFLSQARLMRQWAGTTDMTPDYSPIMGESPVENYYLDAGWGTWGFKATPICGKTMAELVASGGKTPDLIAPFALERFARFRQVNEMGATAASH; translated from the coding sequence ATGCCCTTTTCTCTGCTCAAGTACGGCCTGTCCTCCGAGTATCCGGCCGAAGTCGACCTCCCACCGCCCACGGAGCTGAAGTCCCGCTACGACGTGGTCATCATCGGCGGCGGCGGACACGGCCTGGCCACCGCCTACTATCTGGCCAAGTATCACGGCATCACCAATATCGCCGTGCTGGAAAAGGCCTACCTGGGCAGCGGCAACACCGCGCGCAACACCGCGGTGATTCGCTCCAACTATCTGACCCCGGAAGGCGTGCGCTTCTACAGCGAATCGGTGCGCATGTTCCAGGGACTGTCCAACGAGTTCGACTACAACATCATGTACTCGGAACGCGGCCAACTGACCCTAGCGCATACCGACTCCACCGTGCGGGCCTTCCGCCAGCGCGCCGAGGTCAACACCCACTTCGGTGGGCGCACCGAGATGCTGGATCGCCAGCAGATCCGCGAGCTGGTACCGAGCCTGAACCTGGACCCCGGCCACCTGCCCGTCATGGCGGGCCTGTGGCATATCGATGGTGCCACTGCGCGGCACGATGCCGTCGCCTGGGGATACGCCAAGGAGGCCGCCAAGCGCGGTGTCGAGATCCACCAGCTCACCGAGGTGCAGGACCTCGTGGTCGAAGGCGGCAAGATCCGCGCGGTGAAGACCAATCGCGGCACCGTGCAATGTGGCTGCGTGGTGCAGGCGGTGGCCGGGCACAGCTCAGTGCTCGCCAGTAAGGCCGGCTTCACCATGCCCATCATCAGCTACCCGCTGCAGGCGATGGTCACCCAACCGTTCAAGCCGTTTCTCGATCCGCTGGTCAGCTCCTCGGCCCTGCACTGCTACGTGCAGCAGACCAGCCGTGGCGAGGTGGTGTTCGGCGGTGGCTCCGACCCCTACCCGCTCTACAACACCCGCTCGACGCTGGACCTCAAGGAGAGCCTGATCGCCGCGGCGCTGGAGATGTTCCCCTTCCTGTCCCAGGCCCGCCTGATGCGCCAATGGGCAGGCACAACCGACATGACCCCGGACTACAGCCCGATCATGGGCGAGAGCCCCGTCGAGAATTATTACCTGGACGCCGGCTGGGGCACCTGGGGCTTCAAGGCGACGCCGATCTGCGGCAAGACCATGGCCGAACTGGTCGCCTCCGGCGGCAAGACCCCGGACCTGATCGCCCCCTTCGCGCTGGAACGCTTCGCGCGCTTCCGTCAGGTCAACGAGATGGGCGCGACTGCCGCCAGCCACTGA
- a CDS encoding sarcosine oxidase subunit delta: protein MKIMPCPLNGPRNISEFVYGGELADMPDPDTCSDREWADYVFFSDNTAGVVTEWWMHAASSYWFLAERHTVTDEILRTFDPSERFTQRVEFPLHTTDSSGERA, encoded by the coding sequence ATGAAGATCATGCCCTGCCCACTCAATGGGCCCCGAAATATCAGCGAATTCGTGTATGGCGGCGAGCTTGCCGACATGCCAGACCCCGATACCTGCAGTGATCGCGAGTGGGCCGACTACGTCTTCTTCAGCGACAACACCGCCGGTGTCGTCACCGAATGGTGGATGCACGCCGCCTCCAGCTACTGGTTTCTCGCCGAGCGTCACACCGTGACCGACGAGATCCTGCGCACCTTCGATCCCTCCGAGCGCTTCACCCAGCGCGTGGAGTTTCCACTGCACACCACGGATAGCTCGGGAGAACGCGCATGA
- a CDS encoding 2Fe-2S iron-sulfur cluster-binding protein → MNARVPMTRGARLPAPLGRLIDRDTPVTFSFDGVSYQGFAGDTIASALAANGRWLLSRSFKYHRPRGALTFAGQDANTLVQLPDEPNVLGDERQISSGLQVTAQNVNGSLDNDRDMRLGKFSKFMPVGFYYRAFYKPKGVWKYWEPLIRRKAGLGTLNLDVRGDYHDKAYLFHDVVVVGAGPAGMAAALAAADGGASVLLVEQGRLLGGALTYARFDAEGLEANQTLQTLSAAVTAHPRIDVMTEATCNAWFTDNYLPVIRGKRLYKVRAKECILASGAFDQPVVFRNNDLPGIMLASAAQRLMQHYGVRPGKQGVVITGSDDGYLAALDLMEHGVNIVALLDMRVQPDEASLADAVRHCGIALKLEHAIFEAQAEKSLHHVTGVEVRKIIARGELATEGEVIPCDLVCMTAGYMPVYQLACQAGAKLSYLDDDARFSLSGLPKHLHMAGSANGLYHLKDVIADGQRAASAALNGLAAAGKVVDATLEANEPAAVTPSRPFRQHGWPLFAHPKGKEFVDLDEDLQIRDILNATRHGYRDIQLVKRFSTLGMGPSQGRHSALPAARLVAEATQRSVSETGVTTARPPFVAEPLPLLAGRSFDPYRQTPMHQRHLALGANMMPAGHWARPAFYGRPEQRNDAMQTEALAVRNGVGLIDVSTLGGIELRGPDAAELLNRLYTFAFLKQPVGRTRYATMANEQGVIIDDGVSCRLGEEHFYVTATTSGVDRVYQQMLKWNAQWRLDVDITNVTAAYCAVNLAGPKAREVLSKVCRDIDLSPQAFPYLELRTGHLETELLGTQGRIPARLLRVGFVGELGYEIHVPSRFGEALWDLLMLAGEQADIRPFGVEAQRLLRLEKGHIIIGQDTDGMSHPGEIGLEWAVSHKKPFCVGRRAIEILAAQPQTRKLVGFMLPKDSPQPLEGQLVLSGGEQSADAAKPGGDITGNVTSCEYSATLGAIIGLAYAGIDSSTPGSKITIRTQGDVLVQAEVVALPFFDPKSARQEL, encoded by the coding sequence ATGAACGCCAGAGTCCCCATGACCCGAGGCGCACGTCTGCCGGCCCCGCTGGGCCGACTGATCGACCGTGACACGCCGGTGACCTTCAGCTTCGATGGTGTGAGCTACCAGGGCTTTGCCGGCGACACCATCGCCAGCGCCCTGGCCGCCAATGGCCGCTGGCTGCTGTCGCGCTCCTTCAAGTATCACCGCCCGCGCGGCGCCCTGACCTTTGCCGGCCAGGATGCCAACACCCTGGTGCAATTGCCAGATGAGCCCAACGTGCTGGGCGATGAGCGCCAGATCAGCAGCGGCTTGCAGGTCACTGCTCAGAACGTGAATGGCAGCCTGGACAATGACCGCGACATGCGTCTGGGCAAGTTCTCGAAGTTCATGCCGGTCGGCTTCTATTACCGCGCCTTCTACAAGCCCAAGGGCGTCTGGAAGTACTGGGAACCGTTGATTCGCCGCAAGGCCGGTCTGGGCACGCTGAATCTGGACGTGCGCGGCGACTACCACGACAAGGCCTATCTGTTTCATGACGTGGTGGTGGTCGGCGCAGGCCCGGCTGGCATGGCCGCGGCGCTGGCAGCCGCTGACGGTGGCGCCAGCGTGCTGCTGGTCGAACAGGGCCGTCTGCTCGGCGGCGCCTTGACCTATGCGCGCTTCGACGCCGAAGGCCTTGAGGCCAACCAGACACTGCAGACGCTGAGCGCGGCCGTCACGGCGCATCCGCGCATCGACGTGATGACCGAGGCGACCTGCAATGCCTGGTTTACTGACAACTATCTGCCAGTGATTCGCGGCAAGCGCCTCTACAAGGTGCGCGCCAAGGAATGCATTCTCGCCAGCGGCGCCTTCGATCAACCGGTGGTATTTCGCAACAACGACCTGCCGGGCATCATGCTCGCCAGCGCTGCCCAGCGCCTGATGCAGCACTACGGTGTGCGTCCGGGCAAGCAGGGCGTGGTGATCACCGGCAGCGATGATGGCTATCTGGCAGCACTCGACCTGATGGAGCACGGCGTCAACATCGTCGCCCTGCTCGACATGCGCGTCCAGCCCGATGAGGCAAGCCTTGCCGATGCGGTGCGCCACTGCGGCATCGCCCTGAAGCTCGAGCACGCCATCTTCGAGGCGCAGGCGGAGAAGTCGCTGCATCACGTCACGGGCGTCGAGGTACGCAAGATCATCGCGCGCGGCGAACTGGCCACCGAGGGAGAGGTGATCCCCTGTGATCTGGTCTGCATGACGGCGGGCTACATGCCGGTCTACCAGCTGGCCTGTCAGGCGGGCGCCAAGCTCTCCTATCTGGATGACGATGCGCGTTTCAGCCTCAGCGGCCTGCCGAAACATTTGCACATGGCAGGCTCCGCCAATGGCCTCTATCACCTCAAGGACGTGATCGCCGATGGTCAGCGTGCCGCGAGCGCCGCCCTGAACGGGCTTGCCGCGGCAGGCAAGGTCGTGGATGCCACGCTTGAGGCGAATGAGCCTGCGGCCGTCACGCCGTCACGCCCCTTCCGTCAGCATGGCTGGCCGCTGTTCGCGCACCCCAAGGGCAAGGAGTTCGTCGATCTGGATGAAGACCTGCAGATTCGCGACATCCTCAATGCCACCCGCCATGGCTATCGCGACATCCAGCTGGTCAAGCGCTTCTCGACACTGGGCATGGGTCCGTCCCAGGGCCGTCACTCGGCACTGCCGGCCGCGCGTCTGGTCGCCGAAGCCACACAGCGCAGCGTCAGCGAGACCGGCGTGACCACCGCGCGCCCGCCCTTCGTGGCCGAACCGCTGCCGCTGCTGGCCGGTCGCAGCTTCGACCCCTACCGCCAGACACCGATGCATCAGCGCCATCTAGCTCTCGGTGCCAACATGATGCCGGCCGGCCACTGGGCGCGCCCGGCCTTCTATGGCCGCCCGGAGCAGCGCAATGACGCCATGCAGACCGAGGCGCTGGCCGTGCGCAACGGCGTGGGCCTGATCGATGTCTCGACCCTCGGTGGCATCGAGCTGCGCGGGCCGGATGCCGCCGAGCTGCTCAACCGCCTCTACACCTTCGCCTTCCTCAAGCAGCCGGTGGGTCGCACACGTTACGCCACCATGGCCAACGAGCAAGGCGTGATCATCGACGATGGCGTCTCGTGCCGCCTCGGTGAGGAACACTTCTATGTCACCGCCACCACCAGCGGCGTGGACCGTGTCTACCAGCAGATGCTGAAGTGGAATGCCCAGTGGCGACTCGATGTCGATATCACCAACGTCACCGCCGCTTACTGCGCCGTCAATCTGGCCGGGCCCAAGGCCCGCGAGGTGCTGAGCAAGGTGTGTCGCGACATCGACCTGAGCCCCCAGGCCTTCCCCTATCTGGAGCTGCGCACCGGCCATCTCGAGACCGAATTGCTGGGCACGCAGGGCAGGATTCCCGCCCGCCTGCTGCGGGTCGGCTTCGTCGGTGAACTGGGCTACGAGATCCACGTGCCGAGCCGTTTCGGCGAAGCGCTGTGGGACCTGCTGATGCTGGCAGGCGAGCAGGCCGACATCCGCCCCTTCGGCGTCGAGGCCCAGCGTCTGCTGCGTCTCGAGAAAGGTCACATCATCATCGGTCAGGATACCGATGGCATGAGCCATCCCGGCGAGATCGGCCTTGAGTGGGCAGTCAGCCACAAGAAGCCCTTCTGTGTCGGCCGTCGTGCGATCGAGATTCTTGCCGCCCAGCCCCAGACCCGCAAGCTGGTCGGCTTCATGCTGCCCAAGGACAGCCCGCAACCGCTGGAAGGTCAGCTGGTGCTCAGCGGCGGGGAACAGAGCGCCGACGCCGCCAAGCCCGGTGGCGATATCACCGGCAACGTGACCTCGTGTGAATACAGCGCGACGCTGGGTGCCATCATCGGCCTGGCCTACGCCGGAATCGACAGCAGTACGCCCGGCAGCAAGATCACCATCCGCACCCAGGGCGACGTACTGGTCCAGGCCGAGGTCGTGGCACTGCCCTTCTTTGATCCCAAGTCTGCCCGCCAGGAGCTGTGA
- a CDS encoding IclR family transcriptional regulator codes for MPDSHASLPSGQDVVTDDPSLSTAPARENDYTVPALFRGLRILEMFSSRRKVLTTNDFAEELGTTNSAIYRIVITLTDMGYLKKIARNTYELGPQVISLGFSYLASRDLVEVVAPHLDTLRDQTTMSCHLSVREGTDAIYLYRAFAAQRMSVNIPIGSRLPCHVSAMGRILLTVLGEDELQQLYRQIRLDDYPPPAPQNLPALKDAIEEARRQGWVESRSDYATAIATGLYDHTGHLVGAINISGPDAMMADERRRLLLRGALMDCARHINHELGGLHRR; via the coding sequence ATGCCCGATTCCCACGCCTCGCTCCCTTCCGGGCAGGATGTCGTGACCGATGACCCATCGCTCTCGACCGCGCCTGCTCGCGAGAATGATTACACCGTGCCGGCACTGTTTCGCGGGCTGAGAATCCTCGAGATGTTCAGCAGCAGGCGCAAGGTGCTGACCACCAATGACTTCGCCGAGGAACTGGGCACCACCAATTCGGCCATCTATCGTATCGTCATCACCCTCACCGACATGGGCTATCTCAAGAAGATCGCTCGCAACACCTATGAACTGGGGCCACAGGTCATCTCGCTGGGCTTCAGCTATCTGGCCAGTCGTGACCTGGTCGAGGTAGTGGCACCCCACCTGGACACCCTGCGCGACCAGACCACCATGTCGTGCCACCTGAGCGTTCGTGAGGGCACGGATGCCATCTATCTCTACCGCGCCTTCGCCGCACAGCGCATGTCGGTCAACATCCCCATCGGTTCCCGTCTGCCGTGTCATGTCAGCGCCATGGGGCGCATCCTGCTCACGGTGCTGGGCGAGGATGAACTGCAGCAGCTCTACCGCCAGATCCGCCTGGATGACTACCCACCGCCGGCGCCCCAGAACCTGCCGGCATTGAAGGATGCCATCGAGGAGGCTCGCCGCCAGGGATGGGTGGAAAGTCGTTCCGACTACGCCACCGCCATCGCCACGGGACTGTACGACCACACCGGCCATCTGGTGGGCGCCATCAATATCTCGGGCCCCGATGCGATGATGGCCGACGAGCGCCGGCGTCTGCTGTTGCGCGGCGCGCTGATGGACTGCGCCCGCCATATCAATCATGAGCTGGGTGGCCTGCACCGCCGCTGA
- a CDS encoding putative quinol monooxygenase — MSQLTIIANIHAKPDQIEKVKAALLKLVPITRAEEGCLTYTLHQNNENPAHFTFHENWVSRELWQQHMQAPHLEEYVAATEGAVTEFTLQEMTAFA; from the coding sequence ATGTCCCAGTTGACCATCATCGCCAATATCCACGCCAAGCCGGACCAGATCGAGAAGGTCAAGGCGGCGCTTCTCAAGCTGGTGCCGATCACCCGCGCTGAAGAAGGCTGTCTCACTTACACCCTGCATCAGAACAACGAGAATCCGGCACATTTCACCTTTCACGAGAACTGGGTCTCGCGTGAGCTGTGGCAGCAGCACATGCAGGCACCGCATCTGGAAGAGTACGTGGCAGCGACAGAAGGCGCGGTCACTGAGTTCACCTTGCAAGAGATGACGGCTTTCGCCTGA
- the purU gene encoding formyltetrahydrofolate deformylase, with product MPHATCTSDDHFILTISCPATSGIVAAITTFLTTHECYISELAQYDDEDKGQFFLRARFRFNTGIEGDIERMRQAFEDVAAPFEMQWQIHGGKDKMPVLIMVSKFDHCLDDLLYHYRKGELDMQITAVVSNHLDLRPMVEREGIRFVYLPITKDTKARQEAALMDIVEETGTQLVVLARYMQILSDELCQKLAGRAINIHHSFLPGFKGAKPYHQAHARGVKLIGATAHYVTADLDEGPIIDQAVQRVEHNFAPDDLVAAGRNTETQALTNAVRYHIEHRVFLANDRTVIFK from the coding sequence ATGCCTCACGCGACCTGCACCTCAGACGATCACTTCATCCTCACCATCAGCTGCCCGGCGACGTCCGGCATCGTGGCGGCCATCACCACCTTCCTGACCACTCACGAGTGCTACATCAGTGAGCTGGCGCAGTACGATGATGAGGACAAGGGGCAGTTCTTCCTGCGCGCACGCTTCCGTTTCAACACGGGCATCGAAGGCGATATCGAGCGTATGCGTCAGGCCTTTGAAGATGTGGCGGCGCCCTTCGAGATGCAGTGGCAGATCCACGGTGGCAAGGACAAGATGCCGGTGCTGATCATGGTCTCCAAGTTCGACCATTGCCTGGATGATCTGCTCTACCACTATCGCAAGGGTGAGCTGGACATGCAGATCACCGCGGTCGTCTCCAACCACCTGGACCTGCGCCCGATGGTCGAGCGCGAAGGCATCCGCTTCGTCTACCTGCCGATCACCAAGGACACCAAGGCGCGCCAGGAAGCGGCCTTGATGGACATCGTCGAGGAAACCGGCACTCAGCTGGTGGTACTGGCGCGCTACATGCAGATTCTCTCCGATGAGCTGTGCCAGAAGCTGGCCGGGCGCGCCATCAACATCCACCACTCCTTCCTGCCGGGCTTCAAGGGCGCCAAGCCCTACCACCAGGCACACGCCCGCGGGGTCAAGCTGATCGGTGCCACCGCCCACTACGTCACGGCAGACCTCGACGAAGGGCCGATCATCGATCAGGCCGTACAGCGGGTCGAGCACAACTTCGCCCCGGATGACCTGGTCGCCGCCGGCCGCAATACCGAGACCCAGGCGCTGACCAATGCCGTGCGCTATCACATCGAACACCGCGTCTTCCTCGCCAATGATCGCACCGTGATTTTCAAGTAA
- a CDS encoding LysR family transcriptional regulator, giving the protein MLLDNIALFLTIVEKGSLTAAGRETGLSPTTVSERLASLEAHYGVVLLNRTTRAISLTEEGRTLREEARGLLDSVSELETRIRLGAQTLTGRIRISAPSDLGRNALSRAITEFQRQHPTIEIELLLSDSYIDIVSQGIDLALRFGTIMDSTLRVRHLGQKRRLLCASPAYLAQHPAPLTPADLKQHNCLVMRFGKSLDNEWHFGNHKVPQIVTVSGNRIANDGELVRQWCLEGFGIALKSEVDVADDLREGRLVELLPEHAAPPSPLQLLFPPARAQPRRVQAFAQHLVETFSDH; this is encoded by the coding sequence ATGCTACTGGACAACATCGCGCTGTTTCTGACCATCGTCGAGAAAGGCAGCCTGACCGCCGCGGGGCGCGAGACGGGACTGTCGCCGACGACGGTATCGGAGCGTCTGGCTTCACTTGAGGCGCACTACGGGGTGGTGCTGCTCAACCGCACCACACGTGCCATCAGCCTGACCGAAGAGGGCCGCACGCTGAGGGAAGAAGCCCGTGGTCTGCTCGACAGTGTCTCGGAGCTTGAGACCCGCATCCGCCTGGGCGCCCAGACACTCACCGGTCGAATTCGCATCAGCGCACCGAGCGATCTGGGTCGCAACGCCCTGTCACGCGCCATCACCGAATTTCAGCGTCAGCACCCCACCATCGAGATAGAGCTGCTGCTGTCGGACAGTTACATCGATATCGTCAGTCAGGGGATCGATCTTGCGCTGCGTTTCGGCACCATCATGGACAGCACGCTGCGCGTGCGTCATCTGGGCCAGAAACGCCGCCTGCTGTGTGCCTCTCCCGCCTATCTGGCGCAGCACCCCGCACCGCTGACGCCGGCCGATCTCAAGCAACACAACTGTCTGGTGATGCGCTTTGGCAAGAGCCTCGACAATGAATGGCACTTCGGCAACCACAAGGTGCCACAGATCGTCACCGTCAGCGGCAATCGCATCGCCAATGATGGGGAGCTGGTGCGTCAATGGTGTCTGGAAGGGTTTGGTATCGCCCTGAAATCGGAAGTCGACGTGGCGGATGACTTGCGCGAGGGTCGCCTCGTGGAGCTGCTGCCGGAGCACGCTGCTCCGCCCTCACCGCTTCAGCTACTGTTCCCGCCCGCCCGCGCTCAACCACGCCGCGTGCAGGCCTTCGCCCAGCATCTGGTCGAGACCTTTTCGGACCACTGA
- the folD gene encoding bifunctional methylenetetrahydrofolate dehydrogenase/methenyltetrahydrofolate cyclohydrolase FolD, which produces MNTQATPTAIADETLAQPTAAVIDGKAASARLLEEVTAEVASLAQQGVIPGLAVVLVGEDPASQVYVRNKLKRTVECGMQSFEHILPSETREAELLALVAKLNADADVHGILVQLPLPSHIQEDAVLEAIDPAKDVDGFHRMNVGALVQGADALAPCTPIGCMRLLRDTFAERGGDLSGLHAVIIGRSNIVGKPMASLLLAANCSVTQLHSRSQNPAELCRQADIVVAAVGRPNMIGADWIKPGAVVIDVGINRIAQSAEQSPTGKARTRLVGDVDFAAVSKIAGAITPVPGGVGPMTIACLLANTLTAARRQSA; this is translated from the coding sequence ATGAATACCCAAGCGACACCCACCGCGATCGCGGACGAGACACTCGCACAGCCCACCGCCGCCGTGATCGATGGCAAGGCCGCCTCGGCGCGACTGCTGGAGGAAGTCACGGCAGAGGTTGCAAGCCTCGCGCAGCAAGGCGTGATACCGGGGCTTGCCGTCGTGCTGGTCGGCGAAGACCCGGCAAGTCAGGTGTATGTGCGCAACAAGCTCAAGCGTACCGTCGAGTGTGGCATGCAGTCCTTCGAGCACATCCTGCCCAGCGAGACCCGCGAGGCCGAGCTGCTGGCGCTGGTAGCGAAGCTCAATGCCGACGCTGATGTGCACGGCATTCTCGTCCAGCTGCCGCTGCCGTCGCATATCCAGGAAGACGCGGTGCTGGAGGCCATCGACCCTGCCAAGGACGTCGACGGCTTCCATCGCATGAACGTCGGCGCACTGGTGCAGGGGGCCGATGCCCTGGCGCCCTGCACCCCCATCGGCTGCATGCGCCTGCTGCGTGACACCTTTGCCGAGCGCGGTGGTGATCTTTCTGGCCTGCATGCGGTGATCATCGGACGCTCCAACATCGTCGGCAAGCCGATGGCCAGCCTGCTGCTGGCCGCCAACTGCAGCGTCACCCAGCTGCACTCACGCAGCCAGAATCCCGCCGAACTCTGCCGCCAGGCCGATATCGTGGTGGCCGCGGTCGGGCGCCCGAACATGATCGGCGCCGACTGGATCAAGCCCGGCGCCGTGGTCATCGATGTGGGCATCAATCGCATCGCGCAGTCCGCCGAGCAAAGCCCCACCGGCAAGGCGCGCACGCGACTGGTCGGGGATGTGGACTTCGCTGCGGTCAGCAAGATCGCGGGTGCCATCACGCCTGTCCCGGGGGGCGTCGGCCCGATGACCATCGCCTGCCTGCTTGCCAACACCCTGACTGCCGCGCGTCGCCAGTCGGCCTGA
- a CDS encoding L-dopachrome tautomerase-related protein, which yields MRFSRLKTAIFIASLGVSAASAVQADATTAEASADNHQSAAASAWSHATLSTFAEYSDTRPGNITFTPEGRLIMSQQPLDAPALRVVEITQDGKRVPFPTLDWADGPAEGEVGIASIIGVHSDRQGVVWMLDMGSQDSAPKLVGWDTRSDSLKKVIPLGGDSVLPISFLQDFVIDERRGKIYIADMTFTAPASHMKPAFVVVDIASGKTRRVLQSDERLMPVAHDMVINGRLMAAKGDGDGEGEQSGEPKPWYLGLNAIAFDPEDDVVYFGGVNGSEIYRLPAAELADDTATQAELARAITPYAAKRPNDGFIFDAKRGGIIAGDAEHNALTFSSPEGMSVIAQDDERLRWPDGFAFAPDGSLYLTTNQLNAHPALNQGVDGSDKPYYLLKLTPAN from the coding sequence ATGCGTTTTTCTCGCCTCAAGACTGCCATCTTCATCGCCTCGCTGGGCGTCAGCGCTGCCTCTGCCGTGCAGGCTGATGCCACAACGGCTGAAGCCTCCGCCGACAACCACCAGAGCGCCGCAGCCAGTGCCTGGAGCCACGCGACCCTCAGTACCTTTGCCGAGTATTCGGACACCCGCCCCGGCAACATCACCTTCACGCCGGAAGGCCGCCTGATCATGTCCCAGCAGCCACTCGATGCTCCGGCACTGCGCGTGGTCGAGATCACCCAGGACGGCAAGCGTGTGCCATTCCCGACCCTGGATTGGGCCGATGGCCCGGCAGAAGGCGAGGTCGGCATCGCGTCAATCATCGGCGTACATTCCGACCGTCAGGGCGTGGTATGGATGCTCGACATGGGCAGTCAGGACAGTGCGCCCAAGCTGGTGGGCTGGGATACCCGCAGTGATTCGCTCAAGAAGGTGATCCCGCTTGGGGGAGACAGCGTGCTGCCGATCTCCTTCCTGCAGGATTTCGTCATCGATGAAAGGCGCGGCAAGATCTATATCGCGGACATGACCTTCACTGCCCCCGCCTCCCACATGAAACCGGCCTTCGTGGTGGTGGATATCGCCAGTGGCAAGACGCGCCGTGTGCTGCAGAGCGATGAAAGGCTGATGCCGGTGGCGCATGACATGGTCATCAATGGGCGTCTGATGGCGGCCAAGGGCGATGGTGATGGCGAGGGAGAGCAGAGTGGCGAGCCGAAGCCCTGGTACCTGGGCTTGAACGCCATCGCCTTCGATCCGGAAGATGACGTCGTCTATTTCGGTGGCGTGAACGGCAGTGAGATCTATCGCCTGCCAGCGGCTGAGCTGGCCGATGACACTGCCACGCAGGCGGAACTGGCTCGCGCCATCACGCCTTACGCCGCCAAGCGCCCCAATGATGGCTTCATCTTCGATGCCAAGCGCGGCGGCATCATCGCCGGTGACGCGGAGCACAATGCACTGACCTTCTCATCGCCGGAGGGCATGTCGGTGATCGCCCAGGATGACGAGCGTCTGCGCTGGCCGGATGGCTTCGCCTTCGCGCCCGATGGCAGCCTCTACCTCACCACCAATCAGCTGAATGCTCACCCGGCGCTCAATCAGGGTGTCGATGGCAGCGACAAGCCTTACTACCTGCTCAAGCTGACACCCGCCAACTGA